One window of the Niallia circulans genome contains the following:
- a CDS encoding glycoside hydrolase family 43 protein translates to MSKIINPVLPGYHPDPSILRVGDDYYIAVSTFEWFPGVQIYHSKDMINWRLLTYPLTRESQLNMIGNVNSGGVWAPCLSYSEGMFFLIYTDVKSRMGAFKDTHNYLVTAENIEGPWSEPIYLNSSGFDPSLFHDEDGRKWLVNMIWDFRKGTNSFAGIALQEYSVEEKRLVGPVQNIFKGSEIGLTEAPHIYKRNGYYYLVTAEGGTWYTHAVTVARSTSLFGPYEIDPTNPILTSDESKKDQLQKAGHGSLVETQNGEWYMAHLCGRPVVDKKCILGRETAIQKCYWTEDDWLRVEGGPNPSTIVEGPDLQLHPFEQESNFDDFQGHSLKKYWNSLRGIFTEDWISLTERPGYLTLKGGESMSSLHHQSLLARRLESFTVEVETAVEYTPENFQQMAGLIFYYDTDDYVYLRITTHETLGKCIGIIESKHGVYDELLDQDIPLKSKGEVKVKAQVDQQWLQFAYAEEDEWKNIGSKIDISHLSDDDADYIRFTGTFVGICTQDLSGQKKPSYFSYFKYDEL, encoded by the coding sequence ATGAGTAAAATAATCAATCCAGTCTTGCCAGGCTATCATCCTGATCCTTCTATTTTACGAGTTGGAGATGACTATTATATAGCGGTCTCTACTTTTGAATGGTTTCCAGGCGTACAAATATATCATTCTAAAGACATGATTAATTGGAGATTGCTAACATATCCATTAACAAGAGAATCTCAATTAAATATGATTGGAAATGTCAATTCAGGAGGGGTTTGGGCGCCCTGTTTAAGTTATTCAGAAGGGATGTTTTTTTTAATCTATACAGATGTAAAAAGTAGAATGGGAGCTTTTAAGGATACACATAACTATTTAGTGACAGCTGAAAATATTGAAGGGCCTTGGTCTGAGCCGATTTATCTTAATAGTAGTGGATTTGATCCTTCCTTGTTTCATGATGAGGATGGGAGAAAATGGTTAGTCAATATGATTTGGGATTTTCGTAAAGGAACTAATTCTTTTGCAGGAATCGCCCTGCAAGAATATTCTGTAGAAGAAAAAAGGCTAGTGGGACCGGTACAAAATATTTTTAAGGGCTCAGAGATAGGGTTAACAGAGGCACCTCATATATATAAGCGGAATGGCTATTATTATTTAGTAACAGCAGAAGGAGGAACTTGGTATACCCATGCGGTTACAGTAGCAAGGTCAACTTCTTTATTTGGTCCATATGAAATAGATCCAACCAATCCAATCTTGACATCAGATGAGAGCAAAAAAGACCAGCTGCAAAAGGCGGGGCATGGAAGCTTGGTGGAAACTCAAAATGGTGAGTGGTATATGGCACATTTATGTGGAAGACCGGTTGTCGATAAAAAATGTATATTAGGGAGAGAAACTGCTATCCAAAAATGCTATTGGACAGAAGATGATTGGCTGCGTGTTGAAGGAGGACCAAATCCATCAACTATTGTAGAGGGACCGGACTTACAATTACATCCATTTGAACAAGAGAGCAACTTTGATGATTTCCAAGGTCATTCCTTAAAAAAATACTGGAACTCATTAAGAGGAATATTCACGGAGGATTGGATTTCACTAACAGAACGACCAGGTTATTTGACATTAAAGGGTGGAGAATCGATGAGCTCCCTCCATCATCAAAGCCTGTTAGCACGCAGACTAGAAAGTTTCACGGTGGAAGTAGAAACAGCAGTTGAATATACACCCGAAAACTTTCAACAAATGGCGGGATTAATTTTTTATTATGATACAGATGATTATGTGTACCTCCGAATTACAACACATGAAACGTTAGGAAAATGTATCGGAATCATTGAATCCAAGCATGGAGTTTATGATGAATTACTCGATCAAGATATACCTTTAAAATCTAAAGGGGAGGTTAAGGTAAAAGCACAAGTTGATCAGCAATGGCTACAATTTGCTTATGCAGAAGAAGATGAATGGAAGAATATTGGCAGTAAAATCGATATTAGTCATTTATCAGACGATGATGCAGATTATATACGCTTCACTGGGACCTTTGTTGGGATATGTACACAAGATTTAAGCGGGCAAAAGAAACCAAGTTATTTTTCATACTTTAAGTATGATGAGTTGTAA
- a CDS encoding DoxX family protein has protein sequence MLDLLRNNKVVAGILAFIRIYLGYQFIHAGYEKLTSGAFDASGFLQGAIASSTGEHPAVQGWWATFLEHVALPNADIFTFLVQWGELLVGIALILGLFTSFATLMGMVMNFAFLFSGTVSTNGQMILLAIFVIVAGANAGKFGLDRYAMPYIKNQINNRKNKHKKEAAVA, from the coding sequence ATGTTAGATTTATTAAGAAATAATAAAGTAGTCGCAGGAATATTGGCTTTCATCCGAATTTATCTTGGTTATCAATTTATCCATGCAGGATATGAAAAATTAACAAGTGGTGCCTTTGACGCAAGTGGATTTTTACAAGGGGCGATCGCAAGCAGCACAGGTGAACACCCAGCGGTACAAGGATGGTGGGCAACATTTCTAGAACATGTAGCACTGCCGAATGCAGATATATTCACTTTCTTAGTTCAATGGGGAGAATTATTAGTAGGAATTGCATTAATTCTCGGTTTATTCACAAGCTTTGCAACTTTAATGGGAATGGTCATGAACTTCGCATTCTTGTTTAGTGGAACAGTAAGCACAAACGGACAAATGATCTTACTAGCCATTTTCGTAATCGTGGCAGGGGCTAACGCTGGTAAATTTGGTCTTGACCGCTATGCAATGCCATATATCAAAAATCAAATAAATAATAGAAAAAATAAACATAAAAAAGAAGCAGCCGTTGCTTAA
- a CDS encoding LysR family transcriptional regulator encodes MEIRHLQTFKAIVEAGGFAKAATQLGYAQSSITSHIQALEMELEGPLFDRLGKSIALTELGKSFLPYANEMLRLHKGAKELHQSSSMKKGKITIGASESLTVYRLPTIIQAYKEKFPDVHLSVRMGTCEELQHLVEIGDLDIALLLNLEFKKNPSLETIKMLDENMSIISSPSHMQPNSILYSESNCPYRTIFDKFIAEENITPTSFHEFWSIEAIKQCVQCGLGLALVPEITIQNELKDGRLSARRLDKKHGQVASFLFYHKSRWVSPIVHYFIEEAKAYFKQEEEKRTAYVKEASY; translated from the coding sequence ATGGAAATACGCCATTTACAAACGTTTAAAGCCATTGTGGAAGCTGGTGGTTTTGCTAAGGCGGCTACTCAGCTTGGCTATGCACAATCCTCGATTACTTCCCATATACAAGCATTAGAGATGGAACTAGAAGGCCCACTTTTTGATCGTCTCGGCAAATCCATTGCGTTAACAGAGCTGGGCAAATCATTTCTTCCTTATGCAAATGAAATGCTGCGCCTGCATAAGGGAGCAAAAGAACTACATCAATCTTCAAGTATGAAAAAAGGAAAAATAACGATTGGGGCTTCAGAATCATTAACTGTTTACCGTCTTCCTACTATCATTCAGGCATATAAAGAGAAATTTCCAGATGTTCATTTATCTGTTCGAATGGGGACATGTGAGGAACTGCAGCATTTAGTAGAGATTGGCGATTTAGATATCGCCTTACTTCTTAATCTAGAATTCAAGAAGAATCCGTCCTTAGAAACCATTAAAATGTTAGACGAAAATATGAGTATCATTTCTTCCCCTAGTCATATGCAGCCTAATTCTATTCTTTATTCGGAAAGCAACTGCCCCTATCGGACCATTTTTGATAAATTTATAGCGGAAGAAAATATTACACCAACTTCTTTTCATGAGTTTTGGAGCATTGAGGCAATTAAGCAATGTGTACAATGTGGGTTGGGACTTGCGCTTGTGCCGGAAATTACCATTCAAAATGAATTAAAGGATGGACGATTATCTGCACGGCGTTTAGATAAGAAACATGGGCAAGTCGCTTCCTTTCTTTTTTACCATAAAAGCAGATGGGTTTCTCCAATCGTCCATTATTTTATCGAAGAAGCAAAAGCTTATTTTAAACAAGAAGAAGAAAAAAGAACTGCATATGTAAAAGAAGCCAGCTACTAA
- a CDS encoding APC family permease: MNQRKIGSLTLSGLIIGPLLGSGIILLPTIIYENIGNYAIFAWFIMSIIGICFAYVCGELMIQFPGEEGLGNAMEKAFGARIKNLSSVFLMIAALMGPVAVMMTAAEYIQTWLFPGKIKVEWIAFILLIMNGLILLFRLNFLGKLSFIISTFAVLILVSGSVFSLINHPSDTWDFPVFHFSSFGYSLLLLFWTIVGWEIVGNYSSEVKNPKTTIRRAIFFSAAVILVVNLVLSAAVQWTTYTGTFTIRLTGIMYPLFGQLSIGLLAIVATGLCITTHLMVVGGVARLIASLSKPISSLHFLTKKFSNGAPYKAIGLLVFIHLLFAFLVLLKLVTVEQLVSLANAFFIANALIGLCAAIKLLKKPLLKGMAIMLSILFAILLLRSSIIALVIILVLTGLFSGWHKRELTGKKRVMYDKKMTKM; this comes from the coding sequence ATGAATCAAAGAAAAATTGGTTCCTTGACTTTAAGTGGGTTAATTATTGGACCACTCCTAGGATCAGGAATTATTTTATTGCCAACTATTATTTATGAAAATATCGGAAACTATGCGATCTTTGCATGGTTCATTATGTCCATCATTGGCATATGTTTTGCTTATGTCTGCGGAGAGTTAATGATACAGTTTCCAGGGGAAGAAGGGCTTGGTAATGCCATGGAAAAGGCATTTGGAGCAAGAATAAAAAATCTTTCATCTGTTTTTCTTATGATTGCTGCTTTGATGGGACCAGTTGCAGTGATGATGACAGCAGCTGAATATATTCAAACTTGGCTATTTCCAGGCAAGATCAAAGTAGAATGGATTGCGTTTATTTTACTCATCATGAACGGGTTGATACTGTTATTTCGTCTTAATTTTCTTGGGAAATTGTCTTTTATCATCTCCACATTTGCCGTATTGATATTAGTCAGTGGAAGTGTATTTTCTTTAATAAACCATCCTTCTGATACTTGGGATTTTCCTGTATTTCATTTTTCTTCCTTTGGTTATAGTCTCTTATTGCTTTTTTGGACAATAGTCGGCTGGGAGATTGTTGGGAATTATTCTAGTGAGGTGAAAAATCCAAAAACAACCATTCGGAGAGCGATCTTTTTTAGTGCGGCTGTCATTTTGGTTGTTAATTTAGTCCTTTCTGCTGCTGTTCAGTGGACAACATATACAGGCACGTTTACTATTCGTTTAACGGGGATTATGTATCCATTGTTTGGACAGCTGTCTATTGGCTTATTGGCAATCGTCGCAACAGGACTTTGTATAACAACACATTTAATGGTTGTTGGTGGAGTAGCAAGACTAATAGCATCGTTATCAAAACCTATTTCCTCTCTCCATTTTCTAACTAAAAAGTTCTCTAATGGAGCACCATATAAAGCAATTGGTTTGCTTGTATTTATCCATCTTCTGTTTGCCTTTTTAGTCTTATTAAAATTAGTGACAGTAGAACAACTTGTTAGCCTTGCAAATGCCTTTTTCATTGCTAATGCTCTAATTGGTCTTTGTGCAGCAATTAAGTTATTGAAAAAACCATTGTTAAAAGGAATGGCTATAATGTTAAGTATCTTGTTTGCCATATTGCTTTTACGGTCATCCATTATTGCATTAGTCATTATCCTTGTTTTAACTGGATTATTTAGCGGATGGCACAAGAGAGAACTAACCGGCAAGAAAAGAGTGATGTACGATAAAAAAATGACCAAAATGTAG
- a CDS encoding DUF554 domain-containing protein gives MIGTLFNCFMILAGCMIGSFLKKGIKEEYQDILMQAMGLAATALGIHSIVQYMPDSKYPVLFIVSLAIGGLIGERLDIENAFKRVVGKFSKGNLAEGLSTAILLFCAGTLSILGPIESALRGNHTYLFTNAILDGVTSIVLASTFGLGIAVSALVLFVWQGFFYVTAGLLANFLTPDLLAEISIIGGILILSSGLSILGVKNFKTLNLLPALFIPAIWFIILKLF, from the coding sequence TTGATTGGAACATTATTTAACTGTTTTATGATTTTAGCAGGGTGCATGATAGGCAGTTTTTTGAAAAAGGGAATTAAAGAGGAGTATCAGGATATTTTAATGCAGGCAATGGGACTTGCTGCAACTGCACTGGGAATCCATTCCATTGTTCAATACATGCCAGACAGTAAATATCCTGTTCTGTTTATAGTCAGTCTAGCTATTGGTGGTTTGATTGGCGAAAGGTTAGATATTGAAAATGCTTTTAAACGAGTTGTAGGCAAATTCTCAAAGGGAAATTTGGCAGAGGGATTATCGACTGCGATTTTACTTTTTTGTGCAGGGACTTTATCCATTTTAGGACCAATTGAGAGTGCATTAAGGGGGAATCATACCTATCTATTTACAAATGCTATTTTAGATGGAGTAACATCGATTGTTCTAGCATCGACCTTTGGATTAGGAATTGCTGTTTCAGCTCTCGTTTTATTTGTGTGGCAAGGCTTTTTTTACGTAACAGCAGGCTTGCTGGCAAACTTTTTAACGCCAGATTTATTAGCAGAAATATCGATTATTGGTGGAATTCTTATCCTAAGTTCAGGACTTAGCATACTAGGAGTTAAAAATTTCAAGACATTAAATCTATTGCCGGCTCTGTTCATACCAGCAATTTGGTTTATAATTCTAAAGCTCTTTTAA
- a CDS encoding pyridoxamine 5'-phosphate oxidase family protein, with product MDNTMKQEELETLRDLIKDVDTAMLTTISEEGLVSRPMKTQEVEFDGDLWFITKKDTDKYEEILHENEVNISYAGKSYVSIRGRAEIVEDIAKKKELWSKAYEKIMKTSYDDPNVVLIKIKAEAAEYWDTSFTKNIVYFYKRLAGKEAENTDINETIEL from the coding sequence ATGGATAATACAATGAAACAAGAAGAACTTGAAACGTTAAGAGATCTGATTAAAGATGTCGATACAGCCATGTTGACAACTATTTCAGAAGAAGGGCTAGTCTCCCGTCCAATGAAAACGCAAGAAGTAGAGTTTGATGGTGATTTATGGTTTATAACAAAGAAAGACACCGATAAGTATGAAGAAATTTTACATGAAAATGAAGTGAATATCTCTTATGCAGGTAAATCCTATGTCTCGATAAGAGGTAGAGCGGAAATTGTAGAGGACATCGCCAAGAAAAAAGAATTATGGAGTAAGGCCTACGAAAAAATCATGAAAACGTCTTACGACGATCCGAATGTTGTTTTGATTAAAATAAAGGCAGAAGCAGCAGAATATTGGGATACTAGCTTTACAAAAAACATTGTCTATTTTTATAAAAGACTAGCAGGCAAAGAAGCGGAAAACACAGACATTAACGAAACAATTGAATTATAA